cagcaATCGTTCTCAAATTTGAACAAAACGTAGCGTTAATAACTGTGACAGTAGCCTACTCAACACAACCAGTGTCGAGCAACAAAATAGTTCCAAAGATTCTCAAAGCCTGCTGACTTGAAACAACGGCTGCTTAGCATCGAACAGCATAAAATACGCTCTATTCTGCCTGCGATCGAGCACCGTGTCGACCTGAGTTTTAAGgacaaagcttccggtgttcaccAGGAAAGAAATTTTCAGATTAAGAGACATACTTTATGAACAATTGCTCAGCACTACCGACAGAaactgcacgtgtgtgcatgaacCTACGCGCCTACATCAAACGAAAGTGTAACAATttaaataacatgttttttAGGTTTTCTTAAATCTCAGACATTCTGACAACTATTTATCTACTGCCAAACTTGCTTTAGTAGGCTAGAAAATTTCTCTCGAACAAAATTTAGAAATCTAacaaatggggggaaaaatgaatacagcacattttagcAGCAGTGGTGGCAGTTGTATACAGGGTACAATTCATAGTTCGGAACTAATTTAATTACTAGATATACCGATGAATCAATTTATTCTGGGGCTGGGATACCCAGAGTCCCAAGAAGTGGTCCATAATTTGTTTTCAAGTTCATTTGGTTACCCtaattttcacaaataaaaaacaatactgtGATTTGATCAATGaattaatgtttattaaaaacaagACCTTGTGGGATTACCCATTTCAAAAAATACCACCATATGCACAGCCTCACTGGATCACGATACAAAAACAGTCTTTCAACGGTCAAAATTGTTTTCCGTATTTATTAGTCTAGATGGCCACGACGtgataaataattttgttttaatcgAGCTCATTTTAGCATACTGCTATCATGTCCATTCATGGAATGCATTTTACAGATATGACCACCAGCATGTGACGTCATAGAAGTCAATGTATCTCACGATTTAAGACCCTTTGTTACGTCATCAAAGTTTTGGTATTTCATATATAAATTTCACATCAAACAGGTAAAGTCAGTTCTTTGCCATACTAAGGTTGTACAACGTCTTACGTATTCAGCGAAAGGACCAGTTCAAAATGATTCTATCTTCTGAAATCGAAATATACGAGTTCGTAGAGGAATTAGGCCATGGGATGTTCAGCGATGTCGCGAGTTTCCGGCGAAAAAGCGACCGGAAAATCGTGGCGGTGAAGCGAATGTCCCGTGTACACTGTCTGATGGGCATCCGTGAAGCACGGCTACTCGCTGCTCTCACGGGCAAGAACGCGTGCAACCACCACATTGTCCGCTTCTACGAAGGTTTTGCGGACcgttattatttttacattgtggaAGAGGCAATGGAAATGAGCCTGACTGACTATCAGAAGGCGAACGCGCTGAAAAGGTTCAGAGTCTGCGACATCCGGACGGTTGTTCTGCAGGTGCTCGTAGCGCTGGCCAAACTGAAGGAGATGGGCATCGTTCACGCTGACATCAAGCAGGAGAACATCATGCTGGTTAACCAGCGCTTTCAGCCCTTCAGAGTGAAGCTGGTTGACTTTGGCTCCTCCATGACCGCCAACGAGCTGGCTGCAATGTGGACGCCATACATTCAGCCCAGGTTAGCAGACTTGACACTTTCCCAACAGCTGTGAACATAATTGAGAAAGGTTTTGACGTTAACTGGTATAGCTTCGCTAGCAACAAGTGAAAAAATCTCATCTAAACTGGGATTTCACTGGATCTAGGTTGGCCATTTTCTGTCCAATGTAGGCTACCTCTCCTTGTGCGGTAGGACAAAGTAAATCGTCTTAACATTCATGACAAGGAAGCTATAGGAATACCCTATCCTAGATTCCAAATAATTACAGTTAATGCTACCAAGTACATTATTTCAGTGCAGTATAAATTTACATTGTTCTAAATCAGCCGTTGCATGTATTGCACTTATCCACCATGTTATCCATATAATTCTACGTTATTTACTGtagaaatactgtatatatattgcAGAAATACATTTCGTGGCCTGTTCTTTACCTGTGCAATTGCCTGTTTCAGATTTATCAGAGCTCCCGAGGTCCTACTGGCCTGTCCGTGCACCGCGAAGATCGACATGTGGTCTCTGGGCTGCGTGATGGGGGAAATGGCCCTGGGTCGTATGGTGTTCCCCTCGCTGTGTGACCTGGAGCTGGCCCACAGCATCTTTGGCACCCGGGGGTTGCCCTCTCCCGCAATGTTAAAATCGGGCATCAAGACAAAGATGTTTTTCGACTGGGTGGAGACTGGTACGGGGGCACGTTTCTGGCTGCTGAAACCGTACAAAGGCAGGGAACTGCTCACAGGGACGCAGAGCTTGAGGAGGCACGCGCCAGCCAACCTGGACCTTCTGCAAGCCATGGAACAGCTGGAACATGGCTCAGCGGACTGCGACTACGCAGAGTTGGCTGACCGCAGGAGCCTGGTGGACCTGCTCGACCGGATGCTGACTCTCGAGCCAGAGCAGAGGGTCTGCCCCGACCAGGCCCTGCGGCACCCTTTCCTGACCCTGAAGCACCTCAGCGGGCGCGGAAAGTACCGCGCATTCTACGCGCTGCAGGCGTACAGGGAGGCGGGCGTGTGTCCGCCCCAGGAGCGCTCATCGAATCACGAGGACTCCTCTGAGGAGAGCGACCCTGAGGTCCCAAGGAGGAAGAGGCGCTCCGTGGGACGTTCGCTGCGCTCGTTTTTCTCGCGCCTATTCTCACGCCGGCGCAAGAAGCAGCCTACGACCTCTCAGGGCAACGAGGACGCCCTGGAGGGTCCCTCGAGCTCTGCCGCCCCCGGAGGCCAGCCGGCCCATAACCCCGTGACGACGGAGGTAAGTCTGGAAAAATTGTGGCtctgatagttttttttttttgtcttgcgcATAATTGGGGCACACATTTGTTGTCAAATTAAGAAACTTTGTGCCCCACTTATTGTCACAGGAGGGATGCACTGAGACTGCAGGCAGCAGTTCAGCCCCAGAGGAGTCAGAGGAGCGCACTGGGAGCAGCGGCAGCCCTCTGGACGCCCCCGAGGAGCCCCCCAAAAAGAGAGGCTTCCTGCGGTGGCTGCGGACCCGCTTCTCTACACGCCGGGGCAAGAAGTCCGTCGCCGCCccgggcagcagcagcagcagccagtaGGGTCCCGGGGAGGCGGACGGCGCGGGAAACGCCAGGAGATGGAGGTCATGGGTATGGCCTTGCTGCAAAAGAAATAGTTTTCAGAATTTTCTATGTGCTGACAGCATGTATTGATATAATGGAACTCAAGATCCAATAGAAATAGCCTACTtccgtttccttttttttaaattttcagttAATGCTGTTATTGTTCGTCTCAGCTGAATGAAGCTGAATTAACCACTTATTGCTGTCACCCAGGTGAGGGTAAGGAAGCTAGGATGGCCCAGGCCTTCAGTAAGGAATATGGTAAGAAGGATTGGCAAGTAAGTCCTCTTTCTGCATCCAAGCATCTGTCCCACACATCTGCTCTTTGTCATTGGTTAGTATTATCggtgttcatgtgcgtgtgggAGTGGGATTCTAGGTgagacagaaaataattatttatttatgaaacacTATTCAAGCAATTTTGCAGCAGCCTTTTACAGGGATGGCCAACAGCCACGGGCCATATTCAGGAAAACTTGAGTTGTGATCTGGGATCTGTTTTCCCTGGTCCATAGCCTAACCTCATCCATTGATGCGGGTAAGAGGTAAATAGGCTAAAACGTATTTCAGACTTGGCTGCTGTAATGAATATGTGCTTGGGAGTTTTTCCAGCAGGGTTACCACGGCACTGGGATCCACAGTCCAGAGGGGTAGAGAAGGTGAGCTATGATAGTCAGGCCATATTAGAACAGTCCAAAGCCATGGTATTTCCTACACAGATGCTGAACACAAGTTTCTACCCGTCTGTCCCTCCCACTCACACAGGAGACGCTCCACTGAGCATGGGCAGAAGGTGGCTGCGGATATACTGCCCCCTCTTTGGTGGTTGCCGTGGCAGTAAGAAGTCGGTCCCCACTCCAGGATAGCGATGACTGACTGTAGGGGTTCTGGAAAAGGACAGCGCAAAAAAAGACGACAAGATGGAGAAAGTGGTGAGGAGAGAAATGACTTGCAATTGCTGCGAAATAAATTGCGTTTAGTCTGATTTTTGATTATAATAACGAGTGCTGCTAGTGTACATCTCAGCCAAATGCAAGTCATAATTCCACCTTTTCAGCACTGACATTTCAAATCCTCTGCAGAATCCATTTATGAAGATGGATAACAGCCATGGTCCATATTCAGAAAACATCTCAGTAGGAGGGGTGATCTAGAGCATGAATATGGGCCTAGGAGACGGGCTACCAGGAGGCTGGGATCCACAAACAGCCCAGTCTAGAGGGGTAGACCAGGTCAACTTAAGAGACGAGGTAAGCCAGGCTAAATTAGAGCAGTTCATACCCATGATTGTTACTGAATAGATGCTAAATGCAAGTTTTGTTTCTACCTGTCTATCCCTCCCACTCTCACAGGAGACACTCATGCCCACCCAGACCCCTCGGTGTCAAACACCCCAAACCTCGTCCTCTGTCACAGTGTGCATGGAGCTGCAACTCCGCCACCAGGAACGCAGTCGGACTGCACCTCCCTGTACTCCCTCCAGGTCCTCGCTGTACAGAGAATCTTTGTGACGCTGTGTATAAAAAGACgagctatacaaataaaatgaatgtcaaaGTCTTTGAGTtataatttgaaaaagaaaataaatgcgtAACATGGTATACTGTGGCACTCTTTCAGtgagtcatttttttccagGTTAGATCAGCCAGTTAGTTTCTTCCTGGCCAAAGGTGGTGTATTTTTAAGGAGATTCAAATGCTGGTGTAGTTGGTTATTGTAACCAACCTTTGATTGTCGGTTTAAATCCAGCTCCCAAGGACTGATTCTCTCCTTTCATTCTGCACATTTCTGGAATGCTAAAGGCCTTCAGAAATGcatcaaaaacacattcaatgaTAATGTTGAAACTTGTGTGATGAGCACGAGATGTGGCAGCAGTTTCTGGAACATCCAGAAGCCAATAATACTGAAAAGAAGTCATTCCCTgaccgggaatcgaacccgggccgcGGCGGTGAGAGCGCCGAATCCTAACCACTAGACCACCAGGGAAGATATATGCAAAAATTTCATAGGATGTACCGAGTTCCGCTAATTACAGATTGTCGAACGGATTATGCTGAAGCAAAGTACAAGTAGAACATTTCAGAAAGAAGCGGAAACGCAGTCGTCTGCTTTGCACTCTTGGTAGAATGTCATTTTGATTAGGTAATAGAACCAATGAAACTGTGAATAGGCCATCCAGCCCATTTTAGCTTGAAATGCTAGTATCTTCACAAATCATAGTTCAAATGAACTGTTCTTATGATGAAGTATGATGTTGCACATTAACTTCCAAGTAATTCGTTTACTATCAAAAGTATTTTCACTTTTGTCTGCTTAATGCTGTGCATATCAGTAGATCAGAAAGCTCTTGCTTACCATAGGTACtccattaataaaatataaataaaatgcatttgtatttgaaatagtaatcgatcatttaaaaaaactgaggaGTCGGTATTTGGGAGCTGTCGGGCATTTTCAAAGGACAGAATTTATCCAGTATTGAGTCAATCCACCTTGGATTTCTGGTTGCTTAGCAGCAGCAGAGCCAAACAAGCAAAACATGTGACGTAACCAGATTCTCTTTGGTAAACGTCTTATAAATTACGATCTTTGTTGAATTTTAGATGTTACACTAAGCGAGCATGTTTATTCATTAATGTTCTGTAGTTTCTTGCTCATTCTCCGTGAGACAAAGTTTCTCCATAAATATTGGCCTATGTTTGCACTCGTTAACAGAAGAGATAGACGCCACACAGAAAACagtaaaaccatgaaaaacGTTTCCAATTTACATTAgcataattatttaaacaaaccTCTTCACgtttaaacctgaattataaaaCGGATTTTATAAACACGCTTTTACTGTTTTCCAGGGGCTTCTGCCAGCGGTGGCTATGATGACGCTATGAATCCCGAATGTAATCCGATTCTCCAACAAATGAGATTCTGAGTTTTTGGGGGACAACTGGGAACAAGATGGCTGATCTCAGCGAAGAAACTTTCTTTCCTTCGAGTCAACGTTAGCAacattttaatatgcatttctAAAATTTAGGGGGAAATTAAGCAAATTGAGAATTAACGCCGACAAGAGTTTAAGTTACTTAGGTAATGAGTGTTAATAGATAGAATATTGAAAGATTGTAACGTGCTTCGTGAAGAGTCGacctttctttttgtttttctttttttttctgttgatgttgaaagaaaaaacatttagttaGCTGTAACTTTATAAGGTGTCTGCTTTAAATAAATAGGAACCGGATAATTGCTGTAGTTATGATAACTTTCGGAAGCGAGTTGGATAGTTTGCAGTTGTGTAGCTTGtcgttttgaaaatattttgactaCGGAAAAATCATTGCTTACAAAATAGTTCATGTCTGAAATGTCGAAAACCAGGGTTGAGTTAGTATTTTATAGCGCAATGCGTGTTCGTGGTTTGAGCGGCTAAATACTTTCATgtaggtagctaacgttagtaaATTATTTGTCCCGTGGGCTGAAATcgattttaaaaatacagtaatgaGCTCGAGTCGAGTTAGGTCACCACAGCTAAACCAGACAGGCAGGCTTCCCCCAAGCGCGACGGGATCTTCTCTGGCGCACAGGATGGATCCGAGTGACGGCATCGAGATGGAGAGAATCCAGCATCAGGATTTAGGTCTGGGGGCTTCGATGATCACACCGTCTCCGCCTTCCTCGAGCTCCAGGCAGGCGTGGAGTCGTGACAATCCGGGGTTCGAGCACGAGGAGGATATGCTCGGGCCGGACTGGCCTCCGGCGAGTCCGGGACGGAGGTCGGTGTCAACGGCGTCCAGCAGCAGCGGCAGTAGCAGTAGCGGTCTGGGCAGCTACGCCGGTGGCAGCGACAGGGCACGGATTCACCGAGGGCTCTATCCGGACCCAACGGCGGAGGCGCTCCCGCACCAGGAAAGGAATGATCATCGTGGATGTGGGAAAAGAATACTTGAGAAGATAAGAGGTATATTTTTTCGCTCTTATGGACATTTTCACAAACTTAAGACACTCCCATTTAAGACGAGATGcgtttatttaattacattttgggGTCACTGGGATAACATTACTGAGTAAAGCAGTTATGATTGTTATTGCTGATGTTCTATTAGATTTTGATGATGCATCTAACAGCCTGTTGCTTTCAGTTCTTTGGGGAACTCGTTTGATGGACGAAAGCCCTAACAGCAGAGAGCGATACCTGAAAACCATTCTTCGCGAGATGATAACCTATGTGGTTTTCCTGATCACAGTATGCATCTGTAAGTAATTATTTTGACAGCATTTGAGAAAAACGATGAAGGTAAAGAGTCGTTTGTACGAAATTAAAAGGTAGCTCGTTAAGCTTTATCCTGATTTCACGGAAACGGTGCACGCTGTTCTTGAGAAGAAACTTTTGTTCATTGGAAGATTAGTAGTGTTTTATTCGTCGAAAGGCTTTCATTGTCTGATGACATGATTTTATGCTCCATCTCTAATCGAAAACATTAACTTTCAGTCGATAACGCTGCGCAATTTATGTTCACATGCTGGTTCATAAATTCCACTGTACCCTTTGGGAGACAGGGTGAGTTTCCTGTTAGGctcacctgattggctgctgccaGGGGGCAGGACCAGCAGGGAGGGATGGTGAATGCAGTGGAAACACCAGTTGGAGCTGTACCCAACCCTCCCTGCTCCATGTCACTGTTCTGTGGTTCCCCATACCCTCCCCCTGGTAGTGATCAGGTGTGGACCATTGGTTCTTAAACCTTTTAATGTCAGAGCCCAAATtctaaatacttttttaacatCAGGGTGCTGTCAGGTAAGCATACTAGCATAGCCTAGTGGAGCACGGTCTCATTCCGGGACCCACCTGGTAGGCTTGTACGCTTCCATTTTGGGCTCCTGACCCATAGGCAAATCTCCAGCTGACTGTATTCGTTTCATGTGTGTTCTAGTGACTTACGGAATGGTGAGCTCCAACATGTACTTCTACACCAAAGTTATGTCTCAGCTCTTTTTGGACACACCCCTGTCCAGCGGCGATAAGACCACCTTCAAAAGTCTGAATACCATGGATGAGTTCTGGAAGGTATCGTGCCACCTGTTtcttaaacataattttatatttacaaattataCATTGAAAAATGACACGTTTCCACTCTATTTTAACAATGAGACTTTTCTCAACACCGTTTATAATttaaatcagggctgcccaactctgttcctggagatctatcgtcctgtaggttttcactcaaaccATGACAAAGCActcctcactcaacagctagaaatcttgttgagctgctgaGTAGTAGTATAAGTAAtctgtgccaaattatggttgaaatggaaacctaCTGGACGGTAGTTCTCAAGGAACACAGGTTGGGCAGTCCTGATTTAAGCGATTCATTCTAAACGAGCGCTTGTCCAATCCAGTTCACAGAGGAGCCGCTTCTCAACGGGCTCCACTGGGAGGTGTGGTACAACAACAGGACGTTGGCGGAGAACCAGAGCCTGGTGTACTATGAGAACCTGCTCCTGGGGGTGGCACGAATCCGGCAGGTGAAGGTGCGGAACCAGTCCTGCACCGTCCACCAggacctgcagggggagctgcaGGACTGCTACGACGCCTTTTCCAGCGGCAGCGAGGACCGTGCCCCCTTCGGCCTCAAGAACGGAACTGCGTACGTTTCACCACCCGCTCCTTCCCCCTTTGCTTTTTGGCTGATTGCGCAATGTTTTGAAAAGGACATGCAACTTCACAAGTTTATTAACAAACAAGAGACCAGTTGATCCACAGTTAAGGCACTGGGCTCGTTAAGAAGGCTATTGACCCAGGCCCTGACAATTGTAGTAAGTTTCAAGAGAGGTACTCTCACACCTGAAAGAAAACCGAATTAAAGTTACAAATTGCCTCGTTAATGAGCCTGTGCCTTAATTGAGGATCAGCTGGTCTTTGTCAATTAACTTGTCAACTTGCAAAAAAACAGGTCTTTTTAAAGTTTCCTTACTTTGAATGTCATATGAGTGCCGTGCGTATATATGGAAGATGAATGTGTAAGTGACTGTCTAACGTACTAAGAGTATTCCTGTGATGACGATGGTGAGGTCGGTGTCTGTGCGACAGGTGGACATACACGGAGCAGGCGCGTCTGAACGGGACTGGGCACTGGGGCCGGATCAGCAGctacgggggcggggggtattATTTGGACCTGTCCCGCTCCAGGGAGGAGACGGCCGCACAGCTCCGCACGCTGAAGGACAACCTGTGGCTG
This region of Anguilla anguilla isolate fAngAng1 chromosome 5, fAngAng1.pri, whole genome shotgun sequence genomic DNA includes:
- the LOC118227248 gene encoding homeodomain-interacting protein kinase 4-like, whose protein sequence is MILSSEIEIYEFVEELGHGMFSDVASFRRKSDRKIVAVKRMSRVHCLMGIREARLLAALTGKNACNHHIVRFYEGFADRYYFYIVEEAMEMSLTDYQKANALKRFRVCDIRTVVLQVLVALAKLKEMGIVHADIKQENIMLVNQRFQPFRVKLVDFGSSMTANELAAMWTPYIQPRFIRAPEVLLACPCTAKIDMWSLGCVMGEMALGRMVFPSLCDLELAHSIFGTRGLPSPAMLKSGIKTKMFFDWVETGTGARFWLLKPYKGRELLTGTQSLRRHAPANLDLLQAMEQLEHGSADCDYAELADRRSLVDLLDRMLTLEPEQRVCPDQALRHPFLTLKHLSGRGKYRAFYALQAYREAGVCPPQERSSNHEDSSEESDPEVPRRKRRSVGRSLRSFFSRLFSRRRKKQPTTSQGNEDALEGPSSSAAPGGQPAHNPVTTEEGCTETAGSSSAPEESEERTGSSGSPLDAPEEPPKKRGFLRWLRTRFSTRRGKKSVAAPGSSSSSQ